The stretch of DNA TcgtaacgtttttttttgttttacttttgCCCCTTCGAGCAACATAGTTTCGTCTCTTCAGCAGCATCACGACactctttaataaattgtaaatacaTTCAAAAAGATCAAACTGAGTGAATGCAGAATCCATAACTTTCAAATATTGCGAGATTTTTATAGTGAGTTAGTAGCAAAAAATATGTCATTGCGGCTACATAATGAAAATATCTTTGGTGATTGAAGGTGGTTTTTGTGCTTAAAGAATCACGCAGAGTCGCAAACATTTCCATTAAATTATATCACTAACTCTGTAGAGCAGTGTTAATTTTATCAAGTTTCTTAataggaagatttttttttgatttcttctaACTCAACACTGTGTAATTGCTTAATTAGTCAGAGACTAATATTTTCTAACCAGCAGttatttggaatttattttcaagataaTTTTATAGATTACAGCTGGGTTGGGTTTGGATTAGTTAACACgatgaagagatttttatttagcaattattttaaatgagctttaaattaagaaaaaattaacccaGTTTTGTACCCATTTAGTACATTCGAATTTACTTTGTTGACTAAAgggctaaaaaaaatagcataaaaagttcttattttcattaaagtcAAATGGATTCGATTAGAGTAAAagttatagatttttttcctaaacaaaaaaaattattagaaaattccaaataatAAACCTTAAATACTTGTTAAAtaaactcaaagaaaatttctttttttttttttttaaatatttaacacaACTATGAACCTATAAACGATTTCAATCAAATTGtgctgaattttttctctaagcTAGAGTAAATGGTATAAatttaaactatttatttttcttttattttttttgtaatattaacGTAATCAAGATTTTCTTAGGGTTTTTGGAAAGATTCTTTGAATGCTGAGAATAATCGTCAAATTGGGCctatattgaaatatttacgaatattcttgaaatatttcgaattttagcaactttcgGCTTTGCAttctttatgtatttttaccCCTTACTTAGagctaataaattattatgatcatttttattccttgaccaaaaatacaaattcttgaaaaaaaggtCTTTATGACCACAGAGCATAGGAATTTGTCTCAATAATGCTCTCAAGATCCCCTCAAACGATATTATATTGGATGTATTGGACTAATTGCGATTTATAGTGAGAGGAGGCTCGATTTGTGCGCAGAGCTCATTTGAATGAGTGAGCTTTAGCCACGAACGGAATCAAGGTCCGCGATGATCTCCATCCGCGGAGATTGCAAAACTGCACGAAGCAGCTGCGTCTTTTGCTAACACACAGGCACAACAATTCTAATGGCCAATTGATGGGACACCGAAATGCCTCGCGTCATTAATTACATTGAAACTGGTTCACTTGTTGACGATGCGAAAGTCACATTTCGGCGAGGAGGAGATTTATTAGATGGATAAATGTAGCGCGACCAATATTTGTGGAGGTCATGTTGCAGCTCTCACAGCACACATAGTGAGTCCTCTAAAATTGAGTCTATTTCGATGGAGGCTGTggaagatgatgatgatgaaaaaaagtgcTTAGCATCTCTCAAGATGGAACTTGCTAATTGGCATCTCTCGCCATGCATATAACCAAATGCTAAATATCTCGTCAATTAAGGGGAGCaaaagatggaaaaatatGGAGGTAAAATGTCGCGCGAGCGGTGAGAGtgagaaattttatgtaataataTTCCCGAAGCAAAGTAAACTCACCTTGAGTTAGGTTCATCAAAATGATGGAGcatgaaatgatgaaaatcagAAATATAAGTCGTGACGTACCGATGATGAAATACTGGAACAGTGAGTGAATTTACTTAAGTGATTGAGTGCATTTTGAGAGACTCCACCGCGATCGAGCTGTTCATTTTTCATGCATCTCttggcaaatattttgcagaattttataaaatcatccTCACTCAAATACTCCccatataataaaatttaccgCGCACAGGGATCCCCAAGTGAATGCCTTATAGCCTCGTGGTGATTAAGTAAGAGTTCGAGGAAGCCACGGTGTGCACAcgctgaaaaatttaaaaccccacaagaaattccttttgcaAGAAGGGCAATAGTACAAGCAGATTCATCATCTTTCCAAACgatctcaatgaaattttgcCGATCTTTCTGAGGAAATCGATATCAATATTCTTCTGCAATAACTTCCCATTTCGTGAgattcagcttttttttttaccttcttgCCAACAACCTCACACAGAATTCCATTGCATTTCGAGGGGCTCAATAACATTCATTATGTTGTTATAGCTAAATTGAGGAAGATGACTTCGAAAAGTGAATGGGTATTTGTTTGGACGTTGAAATTGAAGTAAATCtctttcaaaagatttttttcactagAGCGGCATCTCATCTAAAAGATGGCTTTAGTCTTAGGAAGGTCACATtgttttatacataatatacataatattttgtttagaaaattaacGTTAATTGTTTGATGCAATACCTTTTGCCCTTATTGTGCAAAAGTTATTTGTCAGTGAAGAAGAACAGTCTCTTTTGCAATGTTGAccactaaataaattttttgaaaggtctttaaagatttcattttaagTTGAAGCTTTAGAATAAACTGTATGACACGAACAGattagattaaattaaaaagaatgttAGAATAAGTCAGAAAAATTAGCTTCGtgaaatttagaattaaaatccTTGAGGGCTTTTGCTTGAAACCCCTCGAAATTGATCTTTAGGAAAGATATTTGGCTTTAGATGCTGTCTCTCCCATTTcttttcgcaattttcaaACTTAACTCGACCTTTCGAAATGCGATCGTGATTTCTCCGCGGTAAATCCTCGCGCGAGATAAAAGAGATGCGACGTGAAAAATGAACAGCATCATTTGAGCAAAATCGACGGAATCACATTATGTTCTTGAGAAAAGGTGGAAGTGTAATCAAATTCGCCCAGCATCATGACGATTGTCCGCATTGTAGCTTGCGTGGGATCACTGAAGAATTGCGAGTGTGGAAACATCAGTAGGAAGCTGAGGGCGAAGCCAATTATGAGGAAGACAAAGGAGATCATGACCTgcaaagaaatgattttttttgtgttcaacAAGAGAGCTTTTCCTTCATGTCTAGCGATCCGCCTTACTTTCAAGAAGTTCCTGAGCACCGTGGTGAACATGAGACTGTAGCACCCAAGACGCGGGAACCTCCCAACGAGCAGCATGAGATTCACCCACGCAGGGAGGATCACGGAGCTCATCATGTGGAAGATCCATCGGTGATCGGGCCCAAAGAAATCCTCCCTCGAGGCGTACCTAATTACCAAACCGCACGTTACAATGGCCAGGGGGGCTGTGATGAGGTTCAGCATCACTTCAAATTCCCAAATCAACTTTGCGAGTGGGATGGAAGTCGcctgcaaagaaaatattcatattatgTTTGATTGTGCAATCGGGCACGCAATCGCATTAATTGCCACATCCAATgagatttttcctcattcCGCTCAACACACTCTGGCGGGATGAAGAAGAGTGGCTCTATCGGTGATATTTTGCCGGCAGACACACCGAGTAATTCAACTCTGCATTTGACCTTTATTTTCTGCATCTTCTACCACCATTTCATGGAAGGTGTCAACGTGAGGTTTCTTCTTCAATGCACATAACATGCACTTTCACTCTATCACGTCCTCACATGCTGTGAAATTTACATGCTTTAAGGgagacttttatttattttttttttcaaaatagtatttttaaaatttatttgaaaggtcactttgtttgggaaaattattgaaaaattatttagaattttttggctataattattcttataaaaaagaacattttttgagaaaatcttgaAGTGCacgtgaaattatttttaacggtttaatttttgagagagGATGTTGCTAaaattctaactgaaaaatgagacaaaatgtaaaattttttaaatttttttttcaggttaaataaaaacaaattaaagaaataattttaaaaaaattagaataaaaaataagttttccaTTCAGTCtctctttatattttatatatattaaaagTTTGATGAAGACCTTAAATAAATTCGAAAGTTTTGCGACACAAGTAATATAacattctacttttttttaatcgaaaaGTATAAtagtttcataaaaatttagttGCAAAATTTATCTTCTAACATTTCAAACCCTaactaattttataacaacaaaaagaatctaaaaaaagaatttctttaagaaaattttcaaaaaatcagtTGTGTAGGCGTCCAATGAAATCGTCAAgttgattaaattgattaaccCTCCTTGACACCAAATGCAACATCTCAAGTCTCAAACacttcaaataaaatacctCAGAAGCCCTCTTGTTCCCTCTCACCTGGATATGCTGTTATATACCTGAATGATGGCGTGTAGGAGTAGAAGAATGGCCAGAAAGATCGAAATCGCATTGAGTATTTTCACTTGAAGCATCGTGTGGTTGAAATGTCGCTGAAAATCATCACTCAGTTGAGGTAATTGGGTAAAATTCCTCCGGAGAGTGTCattgtgaaattccttgtgGGACGACTTTGTGGCCAAGATCGCACCACTTGAGATTGTTAGCACGAAAGACAGGTGAAGGAGGACTAGGAGGAAGAAGAAGGTACGGTAGTGCTTCCACTTGCACGTGAGAAAGGACACAATTAGTGGGTGTTTTAGCAGTTCGTACTCATCACTGGGAATGTCACTCGTGGAGTTCACGATGGCCTCCAGCACGCTCATTTCCCGGCAACAATTTGGGGTGAGAATGGAGAAATCTATAATACGAAATAAGGAAATGATGGTGGGAAAATGATTTAGAGATCGATATCTGCGGAGATGATTAAATAAGCATTTATATAGATAGGATGCTACATAGATCTGACCTAAAGTGAACTCAAAGTCATTCTCCTTCTCGCGAACATGAATTCTCTCAGTGAGGACATGAGTGAGAAATTGGCGAGAATCACTAAAATGGGCCATGATTAATTGGAAGACAGATTCCTTTTCGGTATGCCTCATGTTGGTGGCATCAATTTCTGTGAAATGTTTCTTCCATTAGAGGCAAGCATAATGTGCAATATGTGGCTATTTGCTCACAAGACCCATGCCGTACCCATTGACATTTTACCGAGATCGCCGCCGAGGTCCAGAAGATGCCTCATTATCTCCTTGGAATTGCAAATTGCAGCCCAGTGACACAGACTCTGGCCAATTAGATGTCCATCCACATCAGAAGCTCCTCCGGGGGGTCGCCCAATCACTATAATTTTGTTTATGAATTTTGCGCAAGCACCACTTGAATGGACAACTCGGTGGAACTGTgagataaagaattttttttatcaatcctCGTTTATGGTGATTGCCAAGCGCTGCCAAAAGATGCCAAAAGACCTTAGCAAAATCTTTCTCAAGTGTTGCCACCCACAATTCCCCATACACAGCACATTCGTCTTcacttaatttattcaaatgctGAGGATTTTCTTCGacaaattcaaagaattccaTTTTTCGCGTGTCTTTACTCGTAAAGAAGTTAACTAGCAATAAGCAAAACGCTCGAATTAAATGATAAAGAGTGAGTATTTTAcgtttaataaattgataatgaaTTTGTGGTTTTGTAAAGAAAGGAAACAAATTGTGGTTGGtcaaaaaattagataaaataattatttgtgGTAGCACCTCTTGAGATAGCagtctttgtaaaaaaaatacttttcactaatttttgaaatgcCTTTTAAATCAGAAATTAAACTAGAGCATAAACATAATATTgatgttttaagaaaataattttttggatGCATTAATCTGAAACTTATTTGTACCTAcgtttttataataataactATTCAAAAGTATTGAAGGGCTGAAtgttcttgaaaaatttcccatctctataaaattagaaaatcttgcacattttattacaaaaatctactccataattttattttaccttttaGTCCATAAATTACCTTGACAACCTAGTGACCTTAGAGCACAAACACTTTAAGCTCAGTGGCAGCACCCAAGAACCTCTATCAAATAAACAATCTTCCACTGAAATACCAAATTCTACATTTTCTCAGGTAAACTTCTTTGCCAATCTATGCGATAAATTTGTCACTTTCAAATGTTAATTACAGACTAAAGATCCTCACAGAAGATTTTCCAAATCCATGCTATGGAATGTTATTGCCTTATGTAGAGAATTTATCTCAATGTGCGCAAAGCATACCAGGCAAGCAATTACATTTGATTGTAATTGCTACAGCATAAAGCGAAGATGTCCTAGAAAGAGGTCATATTGAAGCACCTTTTTGGACAAAAATATACGTAATTAATTCACCAATATAATCGGTTAGTTTATGGTTGCTGAAGGAAATCAAGAATCACGTATCAATTGTATTGCGTCTGAAGACATGttgtgaagtaaaaaaaagttaatttaattaatcaatcggcagcaaaatctcaagatgCGCGTCTGATAAATGATCAATTGCTCACGCAAGATGGCTTTTCTGGCAGTGACATTTAGCCTTCTTGAGTAATGGGATTCTATTGGATGCGATAAAAATATGCGAAAAGCTCGTGGAGCTTTTCAAGATCGCGCCGAGAGTGAATAAATTGCGATTCGGCATGAAGAGGTGGGGAAGGAGGGCTGAGTGAGATGGCATGTTGAGAATAGCATAAGCAGCAAGCATAGTgtacctatgtacatataattGGAAGGGAGAGATACTTTGGATGGCTTTGCAAACGTTGCATCTTGCACACTATATGGTCGAGGTTTTATGTGAAGAAAAGGTGTTGCAATCGATGAAGTCGTCGTCGTTAAATCCGTTCTAATCGCTTTTGAGATGTCAAATTATTCATTAGTGGCGATATTAAAACACAAACGCGAACACGATGCACTCGAAATGGATCGTGAGAATACGTTTCAAACTATGCTGCGCTCCATCGCCAGACGCATTTCATGCTGAGATTTATTTCCAGCTGAGTTTTTATGTGGAAGCCACACTCGGGAAGCCCAGGAGGTTAAACCAGCATTTCCAATGTCCATTCAAGGGGTGGATCAGTGGCTTTATTTTCATACACTAAAGAGCTTCAACATGAAAATCCGCCCCGAGGATTGGCGATATTTAATAAATCCCGATCAATAGagcttttatgcaaaaattatgTATGCATCCAGTGAATGTCTTCGCTATGGTGCTTCCTCACGATTGGAAGACGATTAGCTGGTGTAATAGCTGCAAATGTTAAAATTGCATTCAAGTCACTTTAATATATATAAGAACAATGCCAGTGCTGAAATTTACATATAATGCCCGAGATTTTATCGAATTAAGACAAAAGCCTGAGTGTGTGCGATTCACAGATCGCGCTCATATATGCGCAGAAAATTCCCTCACGGAGTGAGATGGAGAATGGCGTTTTTCCAAAGCTTATAACCCaaagtgaatgaaattattacaAAGATTTTACACGAAAAGCGTATACAAGACGTCTCTTTCCAGCTAAAACGACCTGCTTTTATGTGACGACACCGCGCGTATGACTGGCTCATTTCAAACAATATATTGAAATTCATATTCGCGAGCACACGATAAATTGGAGCTGCACTTTAAGGTACGCTGACGTGCGATAGATTGTGTGCGATTTCTGAGGTCGCCAAGAAACGCTGtgggaaatatttgaaatttacgCGAAATAATTGAGCGATGAAGAGATTGATTTATTGACTGTCTAAAGAGAAAAGGAGACCTCCTCCTATTCTTTTGGCTCTGCCggtatataattaaattttagtgcGTAAAAGGAATGGTTTGCTTAAGATTTAGCTTAGGGATGAcctaaatttattataaaaattagcataaaattgttagaaaaaatatgtagaaaGCTTTATCTAAAGCGGAGGCGTCAAGTAGTTACGGGACGTCGTCTTTTGATACCTCCAGATAAGATAATTTATAAGATTTGAGATAgaattcaagaattaattagagaattaacgaagaaaattgaattttaatacttCCACGTTATTTCAgcaagtggagacgcctggtaataCTAGGCGTCTCCTTTCGTACTTGCTAACCCtttgaatgattaaaaataattatcaagcatgtttttttttacaaatactaataaaaaattctattgcctt from Lutzomyia longipalpis isolate SR_M1_2022 chromosome 1, ASM2433408v1 encodes:
- the LOC129787085 gene encoding transient receptor potential channel pyrexia-like, encoding MRHLLDLGGDLGKMSMEIDATNMRHTEKESVFQLIMAHFSDSRQFLTHVLTERIHVREKENDFEFTLDFSILTPNCCREMSVLEAIVNSTSDIPSDEYELLKHPLIVSFLTCKWKHYRTFFFLLVLLHLSFVLTISSGAILATKSSHKEFHNDTLRRNFTQLPQLSDDFQRHFNHTMLQVKILNAISIFLAILLLLHAIIQATSIPLAKLIWEFEVMLNLITAPLAIVTCGLVIRYASREDFFGPDHRWIFHMMSSVILPAWVNLMLLVGRFPRLGCYSLMFTTVLRNFLKVMISFVFLIIGFALSFLLMFPHSQFFSDPTQATMRTIVMMLGEFDYTSTFSQEHNYFIIGTSRLIFLIFIISCSIILMNLTQGIAVNDIKLLHEISQEIRLEKETRFLCELEGVFSHSFVTGQPLLRKLKRRIFDNGTQITYLTVNRKTNSQGLTTSLYDKLLKSHRSLK